In the genome of Bacteroidales bacterium, the window TTTCATTTTCATGATTAACAGCTTATGTGGTTATTTCGCTGAATACTCCTTCAGGGTTTTCAACCAGGGTATAGGTATAATCCTTGATCAGGGCAGCCCACTCAAGAGCTGTATGGCGCTTATCAAATGTAGAATAAGGAATCGGTTTCCCGAAAGTAATCACAAAATGTTTATTGCGGTGTTTGTAGGATTCGTTGGGAAGGAAGAACATTTCCATGTTGGCCTTGATTCCCAGGAATTTTCTGGTGTTGGCCAGGTTGTAAAAGAAATTAGAGCACCGGCCTGTAACGTGGATGGGGATAATATCCCTTTTGGTCTGTACCGCCTTGGTAATAATACTCTTTTGCCACTGTGTATCCCTGATTATTCCTTTTTTCCGCCGGGAAACCAGGCCGGCCGGAAAGGTCATCACCTGCTGGTCGGACTCAAAAATGGCCTGGATACGCCGGACATTTTCGATTGCCTGGGCCCCGTGCTTATTGATGGGTACAAAAATGCCGTCCATGTTCTTCACATTGGTCAGCAAGTCGTTGACCAGGACTTTCAGATGCGGGTAGTTTTTGGATAACTCACTGATTATCATCATACCATCGAAGCCCCCAAGGGGGTGGTTTGCCACAAAAATAAAGCGTCCCTCCGGGGGAAGATGTTCCCTTCCCTTGACCTCCAGGCTTACACCGAAGACTTCAATGGAAGCCATGGCAAAGTCCACATCCTTTTT includes:
- a CDS encoding 1-acyl-sn-glycerol-3-phosphate acyltransferase; protein product: MDEKTHKLNFKPINIKDLFMDKNPGMARWIPGFVYRLLSRILRIDFMNDPILYNHGYKKDVDFAMASIEVFGVSLEVKGREHLPPEGRFIFVANHPLGGFDGMMIISELSKNYPHLKVLVNDLLTNVKNMDGIFVPINKHGAQAIENVRRIQAIFESDQQVMTFPAGLVSRRKKGIIRDTQWQKSIITKAVQTKRDIIPIHVTGRCSNFFYNLANTRKFLGIKANMEMFFLPNESYKHRNKHFVITFGKPIPYSTFDKRHTALEWAALIKDYTYTLVENPEGVFSEITT